From Chloroflexota bacterium, one genomic window encodes:
- a CDS encoding IclR family transcriptional regulator, producing MPESSVSHLKTLDRALQVLSLFSVEQPEWDYTCMAETLGLHKSIVYRILTTFERYGYVMRQPASGRFRLGFRFVELGNLVLSNIDLRTIAHPFMEDLVRAVRETAFLTVVSGHESVCIDRAESPHLLRLTMEIGGRYPLYAGASNRLLMAYLPEEEIEAIIAKGLKAYTPNTLVDPDALRASLAEIRRQGYALSSSELTPGMSALSVPLRNSNHEVVAALSLAGPSERFGDDRWPEMLTRLQATAEAISQRLLAWRVPQSGRAGL from the coding sequence ATGCCGGAATCGTCCGTTTCTCATCTTAAGACGTTAGATCGGGCTCTTCAAGTTCTCTCCCTCTTCAGCGTGGAACAGCCGGAGTGGGACTACACGTGCATGGCCGAGACCCTGGGCCTGCACAAGAGCATCGTCTATCGAATCCTCACCACGTTCGAGCGGTACGGATATGTGATGCGCCAGCCGGCCAGCGGACGATTCCGTCTTGGATTCCGCTTCGTGGAGTTGGGCAACCTGGTTTTGTCCAACATCGACCTGCGTACGATCGCCCATCCCTTCATGGAGGACCTGGTGCGCGCCGTGCGTGAGACGGCCTTCCTGACCGTCGTGAGCGGCCATGAGAGCGTATGCATCGATCGAGCGGAGAGCCCGCACCTGCTCCGGCTGACCATGGAGATCGGTGGACGATATCCCCTGTACGCCGGCGCGTCGAATCGGTTGCTCATGGCCTACCTGCCGGAGGAGGAGATCGAGGCGATCATCGCCAAGGGGCTGAAGGCTTACACGCCGAACACACTGGTCGATCCCGATGCGCTACGCGCTTCCCTGGCCGAGATCCGGCGTCAGGGATATGCGTTGAGCTCCTCGGAGTTGACGCCGGGGATGTCCGCCCTCTCGGTGCCGCTCAGGAACAGCAATCACGAGGTCGTGGCCGCGCTCAGCCTGGCCGGCCCCAGCGAGCGGTTCGGCGATGATCGCTGGCCGGAGATGCTGACCCGGCTCCAGGCCACCGCGGAGGCGATCTCACAGCGGCTGCTGGCCTGGCGGGTGCCGCAGTCCGGCCGGGCCGGGCTCTGA
- the rhaI gene encoding L-rhamnose isomerase produces the protein MSTDYLKAYPLLAEQLADRGVDVEAVKAALKAQRVETPSWGYGNSGTRFKVFPWPGAARNLWEKLEDAAHVHRLTGICPTVAVHIPWDKVDDWGQVISYADSLGVKIGAVNPNVFQDDIYKLGSICNPDPDVRKQAVAHMLECVEIAKAVGSEIISLWFADGTNYAGQDSFRARKDRMEEALAEVYAAMPPDMRMLIEYKFFEPAFYHTDLPDWGTSYMMALKLGPQAQVLVDTGHHPQGTNVEHIVALLLDEGRLGGFHFNARKYADDDLIVGTVNPFELFLIFNELIAAEQDPDPTVSECARNVAYMIDQSHNIESKIEAMILSVMNVQTAYAKALLVDREALAQAQMEGDVLGAHEILAQAYETDVRPLLAQVRVEMGLEPDPIAAHRASGYEEKIARERGTGEGSSGGYPGA, from the coding sequence ATGTCCACAGACTACCTGAAGGCCTATCCTCTCCTGGCCGAACAACTGGCAGATCGCGGCGTTGACGTAGAGGCCGTGAAGGCGGCCCTGAAGGCGCAGCGTGTGGAGACCCCCTCGTGGGGATATGGCAACTCCGGCACACGCTTCAAGGTGTTCCCGTGGCCAGGCGCGGCCCGCAACCTGTGGGAGAAGCTGGAGGACGCCGCCCACGTCCATCGGCTGACGGGCATCTGCCCCACCGTGGCCGTCCACATCCCCTGGGATAAGGTGGACGACTGGGGCCAGGTCATCTCCTATGCCGACTCCCTGGGGGTCAAGATCGGAGCAGTGAACCCCAACGTCTTCCAGGACGACATCTACAAACTCGGCTCCATCTGCAACCCGGATCCCGACGTGCGCAAGCAGGCCGTCGCCCACATGCTGGAATGCGTCGAGATCGCCAAGGCCGTGGGGTCCGAGATCATCAGCCTCTGGTTCGCCGACGGCACCAACTACGCCGGACAGGACTCCTTCCGGGCCCGGAAGGACCGCATGGAGGAGGCCCTGGCGGAGGTGTACGCGGCGATGCCGCCCGATATGCGCATGCTGATCGAGTACAAGTTCTTCGAGCCCGCCTTCTACCACACCGACCTGCCCGACTGGGGCACCTCCTACATGATGGCCCTGAAGCTCGGCCCCCAGGCGCAGGTCCTGGTCGACACCGGCCATCACCCCCAGGGGACCAACGTCGAACACATCGTGGCGTTGCTGCTGGACGAGGGCCGGCTGGGCGGGTTCCACTTCAACGCCCGCAAGTACGCCGACGACGACCTGATCGTCGGCACCGTCAACCCCTTCGAGCTGTTCCTCATCTTCAACGAGCTGATCGCGGCCGAGCAGGACCCCGATCCCACCGTGTCCGAGTGCGCCCGCAATGTGGCCTACATGATCGACCAGTCGCACAACATCGAATCCAAGATCGAGGCCATGATCCTGTCCGTGATGAACGTGCAGACGGCCTATGCCAAGGCGCTGCTGGTCGATCGGGAGGCGCTGGCCCAGGCCCAGATGGAGGGCGACGTCCTGGGCGCGCATGAGATCCTGGCTCAGGCCTACGAGACCGACGTGCGCCCGCTGCTGGCCCAGGTGCGCGTGGAGATGGGGCTGGAGCCGGATCCCATCGCCGCCCATCGCGCCTCCGGCTACGAGGAGAAGATCGCTCGCGAGCGCGGCACGGGCGAAGGCTCCTCCGGCGGCTACCCCGGCGCGTGA
- a CDS encoding ABC transporter substrate-binding protein → MRDSRQWLVLPSLIVVLALLLAACAPSTPAPAEAPAAEEATQPAEEAPAAEEPQEVVFTYVEGQVVSTIDPAKHVDESSLHAVINLYDPLVRPKLEENSMEPGPWVAESWTVSDDGLTYTFKIRQGIKFHDGSELTAEDVQFSMERMLALKKGFSWLWNGVLEPGSIEVPDDYTVVFHLKQPYAPFLATLIQLFIVNKDLVMANLQPGDFGEMQDYGQAFLEENEAGSGPYVKEAWERGSKFVFRRFPDYWKGWEPGQIDKVNYLIVTEEATKKTLLQSGEADMVDQWMTVESYEELAKNPDITVQVDPSVQLFHLPMNTQKAPTDNIHLRKAIAYAFDYETAVKEIIPGSVQAAGPVPVRAWGHADDVFVYYQDMEEAKKHFEASGFKPGEVELDYWFPASVPMERKIGLLLASNLQELGIKLNINPVQWANITEAATSVETSPHLTGIFDTLKYPHPDSHTYGMYHPSCWGSYRCLSWYDNPEVTALLEKARATVDPEEQIELYKEAQRKIVMDAPSIYIANPAHRIAYRNRVKGYTYVGLLGWDLSFYTLRIED, encoded by the coding sequence ATGAGAGACTCTCGTCAGTGGCTGGTCCTGCCCAGCTTGATCGTCGTGTTGGCGTTGTTGCTGGCAGCCTGTGCCCCCTCCACGCCAGCTCCGGCGGAGGCCCCCGCGGCTGAGGAGGCGACTCAGCCGGCCGAGGAGGCACCCGCGGCCGAGGAACCCCAGGAAGTGGTCTTCACGTATGTAGAGGGCCAGGTCGTCAGCACCATCGACCCGGCCAAGCACGTGGATGAGTCCTCCCTCCACGCGGTCATCAACCTGTACGATCCGCTCGTGCGCCCGAAGCTGGAGGAGAACTCCATGGAGCCAGGGCCGTGGGTGGCGGAGAGCTGGACCGTCTCCGATGATGGTCTGACCTACACCTTCAAGATCCGCCAGGGGATCAAGTTCCATGATGGCAGCGAGCTCACCGCGGAGGACGTGCAGTTCTCCATGGAGCGGATGCTGGCGCTGAAGAAGGGCTTCTCCTGGCTGTGGAACGGCGTCCTGGAGCCGGGCAGCATCGAGGTGCCGGACGACTACACCGTCGTCTTCCATCTGAAGCAGCCTTACGCCCCCTTCCTGGCCACGCTGATCCAGCTCTTCATCGTCAACAAGGATCTGGTGATGGCCAACCTGCAGCCGGGCGACTTCGGCGAGATGCAGGATTATGGCCAGGCGTTCCTGGAGGAGAACGAGGCCGGGTCCGGCCCGTACGTGAAGGAGGCCTGGGAGCGCGGTTCGAAGTTCGTCTTCCGGCGATTCCCCGACTACTGGAAGGGATGGGAGCCCGGCCAGATCGATAAGGTGAACTACCTGATCGTCACGGAGGAGGCGACCAAGAAGACCCTGCTCCAGTCGGGTGAGGCCGACATGGTCGACCAGTGGATGACCGTGGAGAGCTACGAGGAGCTGGCCAAGAACCCGGACATCACCGTCCAGGTCGATCCCAGCGTGCAGCTCTTCCATCTGCCCATGAACACCCAGAAGGCGCCCACGGATAACATCCACCTGCGCAAGGCCATCGCCTACGCGTTCGACTACGAGACGGCCGTCAAGGAGATCATCCCCGGCTCCGTGCAGGCGGCAGGTCCGGTGCCCGTGCGGGCCTGGGGCCATGCGGATGACGTGTTCGTCTACTACCAGGACATGGAGGAGGCCAAGAAGCACTTCGAGGCGTCCGGGTTCAAGCCGGGCGAGGTGGAGCTGGATTACTGGTTCCCGGCTTCGGTGCCCATGGAGCGCAAGATCGGCCTCCTGCTGGCGTCCAACCTGCAGGAACTGGGCATCAAGCTCAACATCAACCCCGTGCAGTGGGCGAACATCACCGAGGCCGCGACCAGCGTGGAGACCTCGCCTCACCTGACCGGCATCTTCGACACGCTGAAGTACCCCCATCCGGATAGCCATACCTACGGTATGTATCACCCGTCGTGCTGGGGGAGCTATCGCTGTCTGTCCTGGTACGACAACCCGGAGGTGACGGCGCTTCTGGAGAAGGCGCGAGCCACGGTCGATCCTGAGGAGCAGATCGAGCTCTACAAGGAAGCGCAGCGCAAGATCGTCATGGACGCGCCCAGCATCTACATCGCCAACCCGGCCCATCGCATCGCCTATCGCAACCGCGTGAAGGGCTATACGTACGTGGGCCTGCTGGGCTGGGATCTGTCGTTCTACACGCTACGTATCGAGGACTGA
- the srlD gene encoding sorbitol-6-phosphate dehydrogenase has product MNVLPDRIAWVTGAARGLGEAISRRLAQEGAHVIMTDINQEGVEAAAAAIAEETGRRTLPLYCDVTVEEQTEAVAAKAVEAFGRLDILVANAGIVISGELTEIPVDHWRKVIEVNLVGYFLSARAAAKIMKEQRSGVIIQINSKSGKKGSFRNSAYAASKFGGIGLTQSIALELAPYNVRVNAVCPGNLLDSPLWKESLYEQYAKRWGITPEEVRRRYEEQVPLGRACTYEDVCNVVVFLASDQASYMTGQAINVTGGQEMR; this is encoded by the coding sequence ATGAACGTGCTGCCGGACCGAATCGCCTGGGTGACTGGGGCAGCCCGAGGGCTGGGCGAGGCCATCAGCCGCCGGCTGGCCCAAGAGGGAGCCCACGTGATCATGACCGATATCAACCAGGAGGGCGTGGAGGCGGCGGCTGCCGCCATCGCGGAGGAGACCGGGCGCCGCACGCTTCCTTTGTATTGTGACGTCACCGTGGAGGAACAGACGGAGGCCGTCGCGGCAAAGGCCGTGGAGGCCTTCGGCAGGCTGGATATCCTGGTGGCCAACGCGGGCATCGTGATCTCCGGCGAGCTGACCGAGATCCCGGTGGACCACTGGCGCAAGGTGATCGAGGTCAACCTGGTCGGCTACTTCCTGTCCGCTCGTGCGGCCGCTAAGATCATGAAGGAGCAGCGCAGCGGCGTCATCATCCAGATCAACTCCAAGTCGGGGAAGAAGGGGAGCTTCCGCAACTCGGCTTACGCAGCGTCCAAGTTCGGCGGCATCGGGCTCACCCAGAGCATCGCGCTGGAATTGGCCCCGTACAACGTGCGAGTGAACGCTGTCTGTCCCGGCAACCTGCTGGACTCCCCCTTATGGAAGGAGAGCCTGTACGAGCAATACGCCAAGCGCTGGGGCATCACGCCGGAGGAGGTGCGCCGTCGGTATGAGGAACAGGTGCCGCTGGGCCGCGCCTGCACCTACGAGGATGTGTGCAATGTAGTCGTCTTCCTGGCCTCCGATCAGGCATCCTACATGACGGGACAGGCGATCAACGTGACGGGCGGACAGGAGATGCGCTGA
- a CDS encoding tetratricopeptide repeat protein, protein MAKRRKKRKPGKRASPRRREAPAREIERIEAWILEGDFKRASEASAKLARRYPNDPGVLSLQLASLIESGHHQEAIPIALRLVDLEPTVPEHRYNLALAYGNNGFLALAFQEGQEFIRRWPHHPLAPRVQEAVDLTKSLLAEEVERLGIPSESALEILTLHEQAQIALQQQKITELERLVRRIQASVPHFVAPLNNLALGYIFQGRIDEAIEIEQDVCERDPDDVNALSNLLRALVLVGRQKEAQEIGDRLKSIHATGNVLIKKLEGLSWARMDQAILDAFRQAKESDGIPDLPIMGLAYHYAAVAAARLGHEKQARNWWGQALKLFPGLDKAQENLEDLRLPPGERQGAWPFTMLEWLPQTWLKDLAAVPSSSRATERHLRQAFTRFLKRYPQFISLAPILLERGDAETRELIYHITAVTEHPDLQIALRDFALGRWGTDEQRLRAAQHCANQGLLPRDQTIQIWQRGEQREILLFGWEITFEPSSRLPLKAEKLMEKAAVALRENRLDEAEEALQKGLKLMPDHPSFLQNLAVVYMSRGEVEKAHALTRQIVERNPDYAIGRCNLAVSLAREGKVEEAQSLIDPVMKREQLHISEFVALCHAQIEILLAENQREGAEAWVQMLEEADPQNPVVPALRRRVERTSISGLLHRLRPGQR, encoded by the coding sequence ATGGCAAAGCGAAGGAAGAAGAGAAAACCTGGAAAGCGGGCCTCGCCACGCCGGAGAGAAGCACCGGCGCGGGAGATCGAGCGCATCGAGGCGTGGATCCTGGAAGGGGACTTCAAGCGGGCATCTGAGGCGTCGGCAAAGCTTGCGAGACGATATCCGAATGATCCGGGTGTCTTGAGCCTGCAACTAGCCTCTCTCATAGAAAGCGGGCACCATCAAGAAGCAATTCCCATTGCTCTGCGTCTGGTAGACCTGGAGCCCACGGTGCCTGAGCACCGATACAATCTGGCATTAGCTTACGGGAATAACGGGTTCCTCGCGTTGGCGTTCCAGGAGGGGCAAGAGTTTATCCGGAGATGGCCGCACCATCCCCTTGCTCCCAGGGTACAAGAGGCGGTCGATCTGACGAAATCTCTCCTCGCGGAGGAGGTGGAGAGGCTTGGGATCCCATCCGAGAGCGCTCTTGAAATCCTGACGTTGCATGAGCAAGCCCAGATCGCCCTGCAACAACAAAAAATCACAGAGCTTGAGCGCCTCGTGCGGAGGATACAAGCATCTGTTCCTCACTTCGTCGCTCCTCTGAACAATCTAGCTCTGGGTTACATCTTCCAGGGACGCATTGATGAAGCTATCGAAATCGAGCAAGACGTTTGTGAGCGAGATCCGGACGATGTGAACGCGCTCAGCAATCTTCTTCGAGCGTTGGTGCTGGTCGGACGCCAAAAGGAAGCCCAAGAGATCGGGGACCGCTTGAAAAGCATCCACGCCACTGGCAATGTACTGATCAAGAAACTAGAAGGCCTTTCTTGGGCCCGAATGGACCAGGCCATTCTTGATGCGTTCCGCCAGGCGAAGGAGTCTGACGGGATCCCAGACCTCCCGATTATGGGCCTTGCGTATCACTACGCGGCAGTGGCGGCGGCCCGTCTGGGTCATGAGAAGCAGGCTCGAAACTGGTGGGGCCAAGCACTCAAGCTCTTCCCCGGGCTGGACAAGGCACAGGAAAACCTAGAGGATTTACGTCTTCCGCCAGGGGAGCGACAAGGAGCGTGGCCTTTCACGATGCTGGAGTGGCTTCCCCAGACTTGGTTGAAAGACCTTGCAGCGGTTCCTTCTTCCTCACGGGCCACCGAACGACACCTCCGTCAGGCATTCACCCGTTTCCTGAAGCGATATCCTCAGTTCATCTCTTTGGCACCGATCCTTCTGGAGCGCGGCGACGCAGAGACACGAGAGCTGATCTATCATATTACTGCGGTCACTGAGCACCCGGACCTGCAGATTGCCCTGCGTGATTTCGCTCTGGGACGCTGGGGGACGGACGAGCAGCGCCTCCGAGCGGCTCAGCACTGTGCCAACCAAGGCCTCCTGCCACGCGATCAAACTATACAAATCTGGCAAAGAGGTGAACAGCGGGAGATTCTCTTGTTCGGCTGGGAGATCACCTTTGAGCCATCTTCGCGGTTACCACTCAAGGCCGAGAAATTGATGGAGAAGGCCGCGGTGGCCCTCCGAGAAAACCGCCTGGATGAAGCCGAGGAAGCGCTTCAAAAGGGCCTGAAGCTGATGCCGGATCATCCATCTTTCCTGCAAAACCTGGCGGTGGTCTACATGTCCCGCGGCGAGGTGGAAAAGGCACACGCTTTGACTCGACAGATCGTCGAGCGCAACCCCGATTATGCCATTGGGCGCTGCAACCTCGCGGTCTCTCTGGCGCGCGAGGGGAAAGTGGAAGAGGCACAGAGCTTGATCGATCCGGTAATGAAGAGAGAACAACTTCACATCAGCGAGTTCGTAGCACTATGCCACGCGCAAATAGAGATCCTCTTGGCAGAAAACCAGCGAGAAGGTGCGGAGGCCTGGGTGCAGATGCTGGAGGAGGCGGATCCTCAAAATCCTGTTGTGCCTGCCTTACGCCGCAGAGTGGAGCGCACCTCAATCTCCGGCCTCCTCCACCGGCTCCGGCCCGGCCAGAGGTAG
- a CDS encoding TIM barrel protein: MTRTVKLDIGINGAFLTRRWEEPENWLRLTAELGYPYLEFCGDVIDPFFSGDRAYQLRAAEAARRAAERYGVTICDYYTGVATHRFHGLSHSDPSVRARMREWIVQAMDITLALGATRLGGHWDALSVEVLSDSARTQEALERLYDTFQGLCEIAAQKGLTALYNEQMYIPSEVPWTIEQAFQYLEAVNGAPLSTPRVPLYLTIDVGHQAGMHYGATGDDLDYTAWLRALAPVSEVIHLQQTTPDGSHHWPFTEEYNERGHIEIQKVLEAMEWGHRHWSENRLSGIMQPVEQHFLIAEIIPGSTVTEERLLRELKESAQYLRQFVPEGGLTWTFEE; this comes from the coding sequence ATGACACGCACGGTCAAACTTGACATCGGCATCAACGGCGCCTTCCTCACCCGGCGGTGGGAGGAGCCGGAGAACTGGCTGCGCCTGACGGCGGAACTCGGATATCCATACCTGGAGTTCTGCGGCGACGTGATCGATCCCTTCTTCAGCGGCGATCGCGCGTACCAGTTACGAGCCGCAGAGGCCGCGCGACGAGCAGCCGAACGCTACGGCGTCACGATCTGCGACTATTACACGGGCGTGGCCACCCACCGCTTCCACGGCCTCTCCCACAGCGATCCCTCCGTGCGCGCCCGCATGCGGGAGTGGATCGTGCAGGCCATGGACATCACGCTGGCGCTGGGAGCCACCCGGCTGGGCGGCCATTGGGACGCCCTATCCGTCGAGGTCCTCTCCGATTCCGCCCGCACCCAGGAGGCGCTGGAACGGCTATACGACACGTTCCAGGGGCTGTGCGAGATCGCCGCGCAAAAGGGCCTGACAGCGCTCTACAACGAGCAGATGTATATCCCTAGCGAGGTGCCGTGGACCATCGAGCAGGCGTTCCAATACCTGGAGGCGGTGAACGGAGCCCCCCTTTCGACCCCGCGCGTCCCCCTCTACCTGACCATCGACGTGGGGCACCAGGCGGGTATGCACTACGGCGCCACTGGAGATGATCTGGATTACACCGCCTGGCTTCGAGCTCTGGCGCCGGTGAGCGAGGTCATCCACCTGCAACAGACGACGCCGGACGGCAGCCATCACTGGCCGTTCACCGAGGAGTACAACGAGCGGGGCCACATCGAGATCCAGAAGGTGCTGGAGGCCATGGAGTGGGGACATCGCCACTGGTCGGAGAACCGGCTGAGCGGGATCATGCAGCCGGTGGAACAGCACTTCCTGATCGCGGAGATCATCCCCGGCTCCACGGTGACGGAGGAGCGGCTGCTGCGTGAGCTGAAGGAATCGGCCCAGTACTTGCGTCAATTCGTGCCGGAGGGCGGGCTGACCTGGACATTCGAGGAATAG
- a CDS encoding alcohol dehydrogenase catalytic domain-containing protein codes for MMAKQGKWEHYRSGQGPIPGRQWLWPLYGAGFERLGRDGQPIQAPVPQPGPDQLLVRHDAVGICFSDIKIIRQGGSHPRLVGRDLEKQPVVMGHEVALTVVGVGEHLRDQYHIGDRFAVQADIYYKGRGMAYGYRLQGGYSQYALVGEEILHGDEGCYLLPMPESLGYSEAALTEPWACVEAAYVIEYRTGLKPDGIAWFLGGGVDGPTYTISRGLDADAHPARIVLSDVPAALRDELTARAEALGIEVVTLDGLSPEEYERAREHTGDAGFDDIVILGPIAPEVIEAASRHLAHGGILNIVSPAPIERPVALDVGRLHYDHTTFVGSPGPDIAASYQPIRSELKPGGCALFVGAAGPMGHMHVQRAIQLPERPSIVVATNLRSPRIQELAAKFKNLAQRQGVKLFTRSQGNFTPEAFAEEMDALTEGHGFDDVIICAASAEGLTALTALAADGAVVNLFAGLPRGTLAHLDVNAIIQRGVRYIGSSGSTIADMRRVMEKAANGQLSPNGSVAAVAGLRAVKEGLRAVAEGRFPGKIVVYPQILDFPLTPLSELGEKLPEVARHLEDGGRTWTRAAEIAFLEALLP; via the coding sequence ATGATGGCAAAGCAAGGCAAATGGGAGCACTACCGCTCGGGACAGGGGCCGATCCCCGGGCGGCAGTGGCTGTGGCCCCTCTACGGCGCGGGCTTCGAACGGCTGGGGCGGGACGGGCAGCCGATCCAGGCCCCGGTCCCTCAACCCGGGCCAGACCAATTGCTGGTCCGCCACGACGCGGTGGGCATCTGCTTCTCCGACATCAAGATCATCCGCCAGGGGGGCAGCCACCCTCGCCTCGTCGGCCGTGACCTGGAGAAACAGCCGGTCGTGATGGGCCATGAGGTCGCGCTGACCGTGGTCGGCGTGGGCGAGCACCTGCGCGATCAATACCATATCGGTGATCGCTTCGCCGTGCAGGCGGACATCTACTACAAGGGCCGGGGGATGGCTTATGGGTACCGCCTCCAGGGGGGCTATTCGCAATACGCGCTGGTGGGCGAGGAGATCCTGCACGGGGATGAGGGCTGCTACCTGCTGCCGATGCCGGAATCGCTCGGCTATAGCGAGGCCGCCTTGACGGAGCCGTGGGCTTGTGTGGAGGCCGCGTATGTGATCGAATACCGCACGGGGCTGAAGCCGGATGGCATCGCCTGGTTCCTGGGCGGTGGGGTAGACGGGCCGACTTATACGATCAGCCGCGGCCTGGACGCGGATGCGCACCCCGCCCGGATCGTGCTGAGCGACGTGCCGGCCGCCCTGCGCGACGAGCTGACGGCCCGGGCGGAGGCCCTGGGCATCGAAGTGGTCACGCTGGACGGGCTGTCACCGGAGGAGTACGAGCGAGCCCGAGAGCACACCGGGGACGCCGGGTTCGACGATATCGTCATCCTGGGGCCCATCGCGCCGGAGGTCATCGAGGCGGCCAGTCGCCATCTGGCCCACGGCGGCATCCTGAACATCGTCTCCCCAGCGCCCATCGAGCGGCCGGTGGCCTTGGATGTGGGCCGCCTGCACTACGATCACACGACCTTCGTGGGATCGCCGGGGCCGGACATCGCCGCCTCATACCAGCCCATCCGCTCCGAGCTGAAGCCGGGCGGCTGTGCGCTCTTCGTGGGAGCCGCGGGCCCCATGGGGCACATGCACGTCCAGCGGGCGATCCAGCTTCCCGAGCGGCCATCCATCGTCGTCGCCACCAATCTGCGCTCGCCTCGGATCCAGGAGCTGGCCGCCAAATTCAAGAACCTGGCGCAGCGTCAGGGCGTGAAGCTGTTCACCCGCTCTCAGGGGAACTTCACGCCGGAAGCCTTCGCCGAGGAGATGGACGCCCTCACGGAAGGGCACGGCTTTGATGATGTGATCATCTGCGCCGCGTCGGCGGAGGGATTGACAGCCCTGACGGCGCTCGCGGCGGATGGGGCCGTCGTGAACCTGTTCGCGGGGCTGCCGCGGGGCACGCTGGCCCACCTGGACGTCAACGCCATCATCCAGCGCGGCGTGCGCTACATCGGGTCCAGCGGGTCCACCATCGCCGACATGCGCCGGGTCATGGAGAAGGCGGCCAACGGCCAGCTCAGCCCTAACGGCTCCGTGGCCGCGGTGGCGGGGCTGCGCGCCGTAAAGGAAGGGCTACGGGCCGTGGCTGAGGGCCGGTTCCCAGGGAAGATCGTGGTGTATCCGCAGATCCTGGATTTCCCGTTGACGCCATTGAGCGAGCTGGGTGAAAAGCTGCCGGAGGTCGCCAGACACCTGGAGGACGGCGGCCGCACCTGGACGCGGGCGGCGGAGATCGCTTTCCTGGAGGCGTTGCTACCATGA
- a CDS encoding class II aldolase → MSENEQHKQEILSQLIWMSRELGRPEMDYAILGEGNTSARIDGETFFVKASGAELRTLDETGVVEVSFERALALLEAEDISDAAVKAGLTAAKVDPKAPRHPSVETVLHALALTEGGASWVGHTHPTAVNAILCSQAAVAAYAGRLFPDEIVVCGPAPVFVPYVDPGVPLARRVRDEIRAYLDRWGEPPKVILMQNHGLIALGKSPQEVLNVTAMAVKTARVLAGTYALGGPHFLTEEQAARIHTRPDEALRRRVLGLQ, encoded by the coding sequence ATGAGCGAGAACGAACAACATAAACAAGAGATCCTCTCCCAGTTGATCTGGATGTCCAGGGAATTGGGCCGGCCCGAGATGGACTACGCCATCCTGGGCGAGGGGAACACATCTGCCCGGATCGACGGGGAGACGTTCTTCGTGAAGGCCAGCGGCGCGGAGCTACGAACGCTGGACGAGACGGGCGTGGTGGAGGTCTCCTTCGAGCGGGCGCTGGCGCTGCTGGAGGCCGAGGACATCTCCGATGCCGCCGTGAAAGCCGGGCTGACCGCCGCCAAGGTCGATCCGAAGGCACCTCGCCATCCCTCAGTGGAGACGGTCCTGCACGCGCTGGCGCTGACCGAGGGAGGCGCATCGTGGGTGGGACACACCCACCCCACCGCTGTGAACGCGATCCTGTGCTCCCAGGCGGCGGTGGCCGCGTACGCGGGGCGGCTCTTTCCCGACGAGATCGTGGTATGCGGCCCCGCGCCGGTCTTCGTGCCCTACGTCGATCCCGGCGTGCCGCTGGCGCGCCGCGTTCGGGACGAGATCCGAGCCTATCTGGATCGATGGGGGGAGCCTCCGAAGGTCATCCTGATGCAAAACCACGGGCTCATCGCGTTGGGAAAGAGCCCCCAGGAGGTGCTGAACGTCACGGCGATGGCGGTCAAGACGGCCCGCGTGTTAGCGGGCACGTATGCCCTGGGCGGCCCTCACTTCCTCACCGAGGAGCAGGCCGCACGCATCCACACCCGCCCGGACGAGGCGCTGCGCCGCCGAGTGCTGGGCCTGCAGTGA